A DNA window from Anaerocolumna sp. AGMB13020 contains the following coding sequences:
- a CDS encoding AraC family transcriptional regulator: MVVKNQPENNRYRNGISYEYMRDSKQAFNCWEAVNNKFWPHFHSSIELIYVTEGELKVTLNGQLYSIYKDNVLIVPSYYIHSYDTDEYSKAYIAIIPLDSIPSYKTMLSRKTFINPLISNSTDKTELLHLFECLCQYNTDNVDPVTASIRKGYSYALMGLLIQESGLTEVTNNRTISLAQEILIYLQENYLKPVSLKDTALHFGYSKSRFSHIFNEYFDCTLVDYINGLRSRHALKLLQESDTTVTEIGFSCGFDSTRTFYRAFSRTFGCTPGEYRKSGM; encoded by the coding sequence ATGGTCGTAAAGAATCAACCTGAAAACAACAGGTATCGTAATGGTATCTCCTATGAATATATGCGTGACAGCAAACAGGCCTTTAACTGCTGGGAAGCGGTGAATAACAAATTCTGGCCACATTTTCACAGCAGTATTGAACTTATTTACGTCACAGAAGGAGAATTGAAGGTTACCTTAAATGGTCAGCTTTACAGCATATATAAGGATAATGTTCTGATAGTACCCAGTTATTATATCCATAGCTACGACACCGATGAGTATTCCAAAGCATATATTGCAATTATTCCGCTGGACTCTATTCCATCCTATAAAACCATGCTTTCACGCAAGACTTTTATTAACCCGCTTATCAGTAATTCTACTGACAAGACTGAACTCCTGCATTTATTTGAATGCCTCTGCCAATATAATACGGACAACGTTGATCCCGTAACTGCTTCTATTCGTAAAGGGTATTCCTACGCTTTGATGGGACTGCTGATTCAAGAAAGCGGTTTAACTGAGGTAACCAACAACAGAACCATATCTTTAGCTCAGGAAATTCTTATTTATCTTCAGGAGAATTATCTGAAACCTGTTAGCTTAAAAGACACTGCACTTCATTTCGGTTACAGTAAAAGCCGTTTTTCCCATATATTCAATGAATACTTTGACTGTACTCTGGTGGATTATATTAACGGATTGAGAAGCAGACATGCACTTAAGCTTCTGCAGGAAAGCGATACTACGGTAACTGAAATTGGCTTTAGCTGTGGTTTTGACAGTACCAGAACCTTCTACAGGGCATTTTCCAGGACTTTTGGCTGTACACCGGGAGAATACCGTAAATCAGGAATGTAA